The following are from one region of the Nicotiana tabacum cultivar K326 chromosome 3, ASM71507v2, whole genome shotgun sequence genome:
- the LOC107811742 gene encoding triacylglycerol lipase OBL1-like isoform X1, producing the protein MDRYNKVSSKKYLQLKPDEASLLDLLRILFSGNLKSKQFIESLRVKETAFERRGYIFLSISVQKALHFISKPLFYCGSISEFCLNLLARNQSLPTLLLRILQGKVVMPEKESASYLSAIGFIDPRVDCHNKFKPWDKTYIVALSAIASKVAYENKAFIRATVEDQWKMELQGAYDFWNEYHQTKSTQGFIFHDKTTSPDRIIVAFRGTEPFNSDDWSTDFDISWYKFHSIGKVHSGFMKAMGLQKDESWPANIPQDDQRPVAYYTIREKLRDLFQKNNKTKFVLTGHSLGGALAVLFAAVLAFHNEAFILERLEAIYTFGQPRVGDSEFGDFMKEQFRNYGIEYYRFVYSHDIVTRLPYDNTTLLFKHFGTCLYYSSIYEGKIVSEEPDRNYFSLRSLISKRVDALWELVRSFLLPYLYGTEYRESLLLQALRLYGLLFPGMPAHGPPEYINAICLGDATLFKARR; encoded by the exons ATGGATCGTTATAACAAGGTGAGTAGCAAAAAATACCTTCAACTAAAACCAGATGAAGCAAGTCTTTTGGATCTCCTACGTATTCTCTTCTCCGGCAACCTTAAAAGCAAACAATTCATAGAATCTTTGAGAGTGAAAGAGACAGCCTTTGAGCGTCGGGGATACATATTTCTCTCCATCTCCGTCCAAAAAGCTCTTCATTTCATTTCAAAGCCTCTGTTCTATTGCGGTTCAATTTCAGAGTTCTGCCTAAATCTTCTAGCTCGTAACCAAAGCCTACCTACACTGTTATTGAGAATCTTGCAAG GGAAGGTAGTGATGCCAGAAAAAGAGTCAGCCAGCTATCTATCCGCAATTGGATTTATAGATCCGAGAGTGGATTGTCATAACAAGTTCAAACCTTGGGATAAAACATACATTGTTGCGCTTTCTGCAATTGCATCAAAAGTAGCCTACGAGAATAAAGCCTTCATCCGAGCTACCGTTGAAGATCAATGGAAG ATGGAGTTACAGGGTGCCTACGATTTTTGGAACG AGTATCACCAAACAAAATCGACTCAAGGCTTCATATTTCATGATAAAACAACCAGTCCGGACAGAATTATTGTGGCATTTAGAGGTACTGAACCCTTCAATTCAGATGATTGGAGTACAGATTTCGACATATCTTGGTACAAATTCCACAGCATCGGCAAAGTCCACAGCGGTTTCATGAAGGCTATGGGCTTGCAGAAAGATGAAAGTTGGCCTGCCAATATACCACAAGATGACCAACGCCCAGTAGCATATTACACAATCAGGGAAAAACTAAGAGACTTGTttcaaaaaaataacaaaaccaaATTTGTTCTAACAGGACACAGCTTAGGTGGTGCACTCGCAGTTCTTTTTGCAGCAGTTCTTGCATTCCACAATGAGGCTTTTATACTAGAAAGATTGGAAGCAATTTACACATTTGGGCAGCCGAGGGTAGGTGATAGCGAGTTCGGGGACTTCATGAAGGAACAATTCAGGAACTATGGCATTGAATATTATAGATTTGTTTACAGTCATGATATTGTTACCAGGTTGCCTTATGATAACACTACCCTGCTTTTTAAACACTTTGGGACATGCCTTTACTATAGCAGCATATATGAAGGAAAG ATCGTTTCAGAAGAACCAGACAGAAATTACTTTTCTCTGAGATCACTAATATCAAAGAGGGTGGATGCATTGTGGGAATTGGTGAGAAGCTTTCTTCTTCCATATCTGTATGGAACAGAATACAGAGAAAGCTTGCTTCTTCAGGCACTTAGGCTGTACGGACTCCTATTTCCAGGCATGCCCGCTCATGGTCCCCCTGAGTATATTAATGCAATTTGTTTGGGCGATGCTACTCTATTTAAAGCTCGTAGATGA
- the LOC107811742 gene encoding triacylglycerol lipase OBL1-like isoform X2 encodes MDRYNKVSSKKYLQLKPDEASLLDLLRILFSGNLKSKQFIESLRVKETAFERRGYIFLSISVQKALHFISKPLFYCGSISEFCLNLLARNQSLPTLLLRILQGKVVMPEKESASYLSAIGFIDPRVDCHNKFKPWDKTYIVALSAIASKVAYENKAFIRATVEDQWKGAYDFWNEYHQTKSTQGFIFHDKTTSPDRIIVAFRGTEPFNSDDWSTDFDISWYKFHSIGKVHSGFMKAMGLQKDESWPANIPQDDQRPVAYYTIREKLRDLFQKNNKTKFVLTGHSLGGALAVLFAAVLAFHNEAFILERLEAIYTFGQPRVGDSEFGDFMKEQFRNYGIEYYRFVYSHDIVTRLPYDNTTLLFKHFGTCLYYSSIYEGKIVSEEPDRNYFSLRSLISKRVDALWELVRSFLLPYLYGTEYRESLLLQALRLYGLLFPGMPAHGPPEYINAICLGDATLFKARR; translated from the exons ATGGATCGTTATAACAAGGTGAGTAGCAAAAAATACCTTCAACTAAAACCAGATGAAGCAAGTCTTTTGGATCTCCTACGTATTCTCTTCTCCGGCAACCTTAAAAGCAAACAATTCATAGAATCTTTGAGAGTGAAAGAGACAGCCTTTGAGCGTCGGGGATACATATTTCTCTCCATCTCCGTCCAAAAAGCTCTTCATTTCATTTCAAAGCCTCTGTTCTATTGCGGTTCAATTTCAGAGTTCTGCCTAAATCTTCTAGCTCGTAACCAAAGCCTACCTACACTGTTATTGAGAATCTTGCAAG GGAAGGTAGTGATGCCAGAAAAAGAGTCAGCCAGCTATCTATCCGCAATTGGATTTATAGATCCGAGAGTGGATTGTCATAACAAGTTCAAACCTTGGGATAAAACATACATTGTTGCGCTTTCTGCAATTGCATCAAAAGTAGCCTACGAGAATAAAGCCTTCATCCGAGCTACCGTTGAAGATCAATGGAAG GGTGCCTACGATTTTTGGAACG AGTATCACCAAACAAAATCGACTCAAGGCTTCATATTTCATGATAAAACAACCAGTCCGGACAGAATTATTGTGGCATTTAGAGGTACTGAACCCTTCAATTCAGATGATTGGAGTACAGATTTCGACATATCTTGGTACAAATTCCACAGCATCGGCAAAGTCCACAGCGGTTTCATGAAGGCTATGGGCTTGCAGAAAGATGAAAGTTGGCCTGCCAATATACCACAAGATGACCAACGCCCAGTAGCATATTACACAATCAGGGAAAAACTAAGAGACTTGTttcaaaaaaataacaaaaccaaATTTGTTCTAACAGGACACAGCTTAGGTGGTGCACTCGCAGTTCTTTTTGCAGCAGTTCTTGCATTCCACAATGAGGCTTTTATACTAGAAAGATTGGAAGCAATTTACACATTTGGGCAGCCGAGGGTAGGTGATAGCGAGTTCGGGGACTTCATGAAGGAACAATTCAGGAACTATGGCATTGAATATTATAGATTTGTTTACAGTCATGATATTGTTACCAGGTTGCCTTATGATAACACTACCCTGCTTTTTAAACACTTTGGGACATGCCTTTACTATAGCAGCATATATGAAGGAAAG ATCGTTTCAGAAGAACCAGACAGAAATTACTTTTCTCTGAGATCACTAATATCAAAGAGGGTGGATGCATTGTGGGAATTGGTGAGAAGCTTTCTTCTTCCATATCTGTATGGAACAGAATACAGAGAAAGCTTGCTTCTTCAGGCACTTAGGCTGTACGGACTCCTATTTCCAGGCATGCCCGCTCATGGTCCCCCTGAGTATATTAATGCAATTTGTTTGGGCGATGCTACTCTATTTAAAGCTCGTAGATGA